In a single window of the Ruminococcus albus 7 = DSM 20455 genome:
- the acpP gene encoding acyl carrier protein, translating to MVFDKIREIIVEQLDVDEDKVTTDASITEDLGADSLDVVDLVMNIEESFDLEIPDEEVENIKTVGDIVKFIEAKTEE from the coding sequence ATGGTATTTGACAAGATTCGTGAGATCATTGTTGAACAGCTCGACGTTGACGAGGATAAGGTAACTACAGATGCTTCCATCACTGAAGATCTGGGTGCTGACTCTCTGGACGTTGTTGACCTGGTCATGAACATCGAAGAGAGCTTTGATCTTGAAATTCCCGATGAAGAGGTTGAGAACATCAAAACTGTTGGCGACATCGTAAAGTTCATCGAAGCTAAGACAGAGGAATAA
- a CDS encoding glycosyl hydrolase, which yields MKMRLLAAVTAAVLAAMCFGSCGKEIHDNKDISAKQELLTADEDTTEEETTEDEIVTPVPEEEVQEEVKSFKEVKVKAAELKYKKFDKTYQAEKGKLGGTAAEASKRKGYEGSGYVSGISQESDWELEFEVPASQFYNIVLTVGSDEAAAGGFSLNGSKYSEFTVINEDNEGRFENISFNNVKLKKGKNKIAFIPDTGIVDIDMVKVTASDEISKLRLKATGAVLSDKNAEYNAKALYRLLCNNYGIRVLLAQNDTAGTNYESELIHTVTGKYPAIRLGDMIYATGKEHADQCAAETAEALTWHKDGGIVGYMWSWTSPGKPDDGESIYAENADIDITKAVTGEDIALLDPDTLAAMAKDGTISKECLKLIGDIDKVSAQLIKLRDEGVPVLWRPLQEASNGLYWWGRDADSYIWLWQTMYDRMTSYHGLHNLVWVWSAQNINWFVGAEYCDVLSADVYGGGKSGQVNALLYLDSIAGGKPIAMSECDSMPLIQNIADERAMWSYIGQWGGSCIVGEDGGLSEKFNSEKDLITMYNNELTITRDKLPDLMTMATEIKKEEEKASKENTKKAKAKDKSED from the coding sequence ATGAAGATGAGGTTATTGGCTGCTGTTACAGCGGCGGTGCTTGCAGCTATGTGCTTTGGATCCTGCGGCAAGGAGATACATGATAATAAGGATATTTCCGCGAAACAGGAGCTGCTGACGGCAGATGAGGACACAACTGAAGAAGAAACTACCGAGGATGAGATTGTTACACCTGTGCCCGAGGAGGAAGTGCAGGAGGAGGTCAAAAGCTTCAAGGAAGTAAAGGTCAAGGCGGCTGAACTTAAATACAAGAAGTTCGATAAGACCTATCAGGCTGAAAAAGGCAAGCTTGGCGGTACTGCTGCGGAAGCCTCAAAGCGCAAAGGATATGAGGGCAGCGGCTATGTTTCGGGCATATCTCAGGAAAGCGACTGGGAGCTGGAGTTTGAAGTTCCTGCCAGCCAGTTCTATAATATAGTGCTGACAGTGGGTTCGGATGAAGCGGCAGCAGGAGGATTCAGCCTTAACGGCAGCAAGTACAGCGAGTTCACTGTTATAAACGAGGACAACGAGGGCCGTTTCGAGAATATATCCTTTAATAATGTGAAGCTGAAAAAGGGTAAGAACAAGATAGCTTTCATACCTGATACGGGTATAGTGGATATAGACATGGTAAAGGTAACAGCCAGCGATGAGATAAGCAAGTTAAGGCTCAAAGCCACGGGTGCTGTGCTTTCTGACAAGAATGCCGAGTACAATGCCAAGGCGCTGTACAGGCTGCTGTGCAATAACTACGGCATAAGGGTGCTGCTGGCACAGAACGATACAGCAGGCACGAATTACGAAAGCGAACTGATACATACCGTTACGGGCAAATATCCTGCCATACGTCTTGGCGATATGATCTACGCTACGGGTAAGGAACACGCTGACCAGTGCGCTGCTGAAACGGCAGAAGCGCTTACATGGCACAAGGACGGCGGTATCGTAGGGTATATGTGGAGCTGGACTTCACCGGGCAAGCCTGATGACGGCGAGAGCATATATGCCGAGAATGCGGATATTGATATCACAAAGGCGGTCACGGGGGAGGATATAGCACTCCTTGACCCTGACACACTTGCAGCGATGGCTAAGGACGGTACGATATCAAAGGAATGTCTGAAGCTCATAGGCGATATAGACAAGGTATCAGCACAGCTGATAAAGCTTCGTGATGAAGGTGTGCCTGTTCTGTGGCGGCCGCTGCAGGAGGCTTCAAACGGTCTTTACTGGTGGGGCAGGGATGCAGATTCCTATATATGGCTTTGGCAGACAATGTATGACCGTATGACGAGCTATCACGGACTGCACAATCTGGTATGGGTATGGTCGGCACAGAACATTAACTGGTTCGTGGGTGCAGAATACTGTGACGTGCTCTCAGCGGACGTTTACGGCGGCGGAAAGAGCGGTCAGGTGAATGCACTGCTTTATCTTGACAGTATCGCAGGCGGTAAGCCCATAGCCATGAGCGAGTGCGACAGTATGCCGCTTATACAGAATATAGCCGATGAACGTGCTATGTGGTCATACATAGGTCAGTGGGGCGGCAGCTGTATAGTCGGTGAGGACGGTGGACTTTCGGAAAAATTCAACAGCGAGAAAGATCTTATAACCATGTATAATAATGAATTGACCATCACTCGCGATAAACTTCCAGACCTTATGACTATGGCAACAGAGATAAAGAAGGAAGAGGAAAAAGCTTCCAAGGAAAATACCAAGAAGGCTAAGGCAAAAGATAAGTCCGAGGACTAA
- a CDS encoding exported copper oxidase — MEEKLRKRYGISMLVTNLISLIMLMCSRYSVDIPDTVRAVLITAGVFGAVIMIYTYVKMLKFRKDQKDLRDDTSQTGRV, encoded by the coding sequence ATGGAAGAAAAACTGAGGAAGCGATACGGTATCAGTATGCTGGTGACCAATCTGATATCACTGATAATGCTGATGTGCAGCCGGTATTCGGTAGATATTCCTGACACTGTTAGAGCGGTGCTGATAACAGCAGGTGTTTTCGGGGCAGTGATTATGATATATACGTATGTTAAGATGTTGAAGTTTAGAAAAGATCAGAAAGACTTGCGCGATGATACTTCGCAGACAGGTCGTGTGTAA
- a CDS encoding glycosyl hydrolase family 95 catalytic domain-containing protein, whose amino-acid sequence MENKRIWFRRPAEDWNVALPVGNGRIGGMCFGQALNEKIQLNEDSVWSGGPRKRNNASARANLEKVRQLLREEKIAEAEKIVMEAFCGTPVNERHYMPLGDLSIQHHKEDTFEYTERSLDLENAVCETRYSINGVNYTRRVICSEPAQVMAVCIDADKPASVSVKVSIDGRDDYFDDNSPVNDTDILYYGGCGSEDGICFAAYIRVLGYGGTVGRWGSSIVTDCCDRVMIILGAQTDFRVTDYKKGAELDVITAAGKTFEELLAEHTEDYRSYFDRAEIVFEDGGSYSLPTDERLKLVKDGGVDNGLVSLYFDFGRYLMIAGSREGTLPLNLQGIWNKDMWPAWGCRFTVNINTEMNYWCAEPCGLGDLHIPLFDHIERMRPHGRDTAREMYGCSGFVCHHNTDIWGDTAPQDLWIPGTQWVTGAAWLCTHIWEHWLFTQDKEFLAQKYDTMKEAAKFFVDFLIDDGSGRLVTAPSVSPENTYITESGARGSVCIGPSMDSQIIYQLFTAVIEAGKILGIDKSFGEKLSAMRERLPKPEIGKYGQIKEWAVDYDEAEPGHRHISQLYALYPADMISIRHTPELAKAARATIDRRLAHGGGHTGWSRAWIINHWARLHDGEKVKENIAALFANSTSDNLFDMHPPFQIDGNFGAAAGIAEALLQSQNGEIQLLPAVSPDWKNGSFRGLRARGGYEIDCKWADSRPVKCVIKSPKGGRCRLVIPSGCEIKSSTVGYEVIGDCIEFDTGAVGFAEIAFA is encoded by the coding sequence ATGGAAAACAAAAGGATATGGTTCAGAAGACCTGCGGAGGACTGGAACGTTGCGCTGCCTGTTGGCAACGGCAGGATAGGCGGTATGTGTTTCGGTCAGGCCCTCAATGAAAAAATACAGCTGAACGAAGATTCCGTATGGTCGGGAGGTCCGCGTAAGCGCAACAATGCTTCTGCCAGAGCTAACCTTGAAAAGGTAAGGCAGCTTCTGCGTGAGGAAAAAATAGCTGAGGCAGAAAAGATCGTAATGGAAGCCTTCTGCGGCACACCCGTTAATGAGAGGCATTATATGCCTTTGGGTGATCTTTCGATACAGCATCACAAGGAAGATACCTTTGAGTACACCGAGCGTTCTCTTGACCTTGAAAACGCTGTCTGTGAAACAAGGTATTCCATAAACGGAGTAAACTATACAAGGCGCGTGATATGTTCGGAACCTGCACAGGTAATGGCGGTATGTATTGATGCTGACAAGCCTGCATCCGTATCTGTCAAGGTGAGCATAGACGGGCGCGATGATTACTTTGATGACAACAGCCCTGTGAACGACACGGATATACTATACTACGGCGGCTGCGGCTCTGAGGATGGTATATGCTTTGCGGCATATATAAGGGTACTCGGCTATGGCGGCACTGTCGGCAGGTGGGGCAGCAGCATAGTCACAGACTGCTGCGACCGTGTAATGATAATACTCGGTGCACAGACTGATTTCCGTGTTACCGATTATAAAAAGGGTGCTGAACTTGATGTTATAACTGCTGCCGGAAAGACTTTTGAGGAATTGCTGGCAGAACATACAGAGGACTACCGCAGTTATTTTGACAGGGCGGAGATAGTCTTTGAAGACGGCGGCAGCTACAGTCTGCCTACCGATGAGCGATTGAAGCTGGTGAAAGATGGCGGTGTCGATAACGGGCTTGTTAGCCTGTATTTCGATTTCGGAAGATACCTGATGATAGCAGGCAGCAGGGAGGGTACTCTGCCCCTGAATCTTCAGGGTATATGGAACAAGGATATGTGGCCTGCATGGGGCTGCAGGTTCACGGTGAATATCAATACCGAGATGAACTACTGGTGTGCCGAGCCATGCGGACTTGGCGACCTGCATATCCCGCTTTTCGATCATATCGAACGTATGCGGCCGCATGGCAGGGATACCGCCCGCGAGATGTACGGTTGCAGCGGCTTTGTCTGCCACCACAACACGGATATATGGGGTGATACTGCACCGCAGGATCTGTGGATACCGGGTACCCAGTGGGTGACAGGTGCGGCATGGCTTTGCACTCATATATGGGAGCACTGGCTGTTTACTCAGGACAAGGAATTCCTTGCACAGAAATATGATACCATGAAAGAAGCCGCAAAATTCTTCGTGGATTTCCTTATAGATGACGGCAGCGGCAGACTTGTCACCGCCCCATCGGTATCACCTGAGAATACCTATATCACCGAAAGCGGAGCCAGGGGCTCGGTATGCATAGGTCCTTCCATGGACAGTCAGATAATATATCAGCTGTTCACAGCGGTGATAGAGGCAGGTAAGATACTTGGTATCGACAAGTCTTTTGGTGAGAAACTCAGTGCTATGCGAGAAAGGCTTCCGAAGCCTGAGATAGGCAAGTACGGTCAGATAAAGGAATGGGCTGTGGACTACGATGAGGCTGAGCCGGGGCACAGGCACATCAGCCAGCTTTATGCCCTTTATCCTGCGGATATGATATCCATAAGGCATACCCCCGAGCTTGCAAAGGCGGCAAGGGCGACTATCGACCGAAGGCTTGCCCATGGCGGAGGACATACAGGCTGGTCAAGGGCGTGGATAATAAATCACTGGGCACGTTTGCACGACGGTGAAAAGGTCAAGGAGAACATCGCGGCGCTGTTTGCGAATTCAACTTCTGACAATCTGTTCGATATGCACCCGCCTTTCCAGATAGACGGTAATTTCGGCGCGGCAGCAGGTATTGCGGAAGCTCTGCTTCAAAGTCAGAACGGCGAGATACAGCTTCTGCCGGCGGTAAGCCCTGACTGGAAGAACGGCAGTTTCAGGGGACTTCGTGCAAGAGGCGGATATGAGATAGATTGTAAGTGGGCTGACAGCAGGCCTGTGAAGTGCGTGATAAAGTCCCCGAAAGGCGGAAGATGCAGGCTTGTGATACCTTCAGGGTGTGAGATAAAGAGTTCAACGGTAGGGTATGAAGTCATCGGTGACTGCATTGAATTTGATACAGGCGCAGTCGGCTTTGCAGAGATAGCTTTCGCATAA
- a CDS encoding ABC transporter permease, producing MFTLLLRKMRNTKWMVFCLLTGFIMASAMMSTIPIYMNASLQRMLVKDMEAFQEEYMIYPGSYNTSHSFKSKLSTDEQVRTMEEYTALAEKQFGELDLPVAGSKKVVLDNDLYCKSISVEAGETPARLTLGGMSDICEHSAASSGRMMTKGVRDDGVFECMATEKSLKTNGLALDTVYEIANLFDNEKSVKIEIVGLIDVADENDPFWAEGIDEAYTAAVFTDYDTMMNEMLPTKAVNISKASYNFFIDYTKLDIPELKAINSSYNSQKEVFKKNDTGFIIPAKDILTDYAKRSSQLTLLLWLLQIPVILMIIFYLFMVSKLNIEQEKNEIAVFKSRGAGNRQILGIYALESLVLGILTAIAGPFAGLGLCRILGASNGFLEFVNRRAMPVRLTAEAFLYAAAAVLVFFITTLVPIVPALRTTIVEHKQSKAKKKKLALWEKVGLDVILAGGSFAWLYYYKRTQAKLLDLGITDTTATVNPMMFVASTAFILGLGLFLIRIYPMLIRLISSAGKRFWSPAQYVSLNNIGRSATGRERFLMLFLVLTVSLGVFFANTARALNRNAEETVEYANGADIVLAEEWYSSKTEAAQKRSGPSANMGGGMQQAAEEDTDTATVVTYTEPVFERFEKLEGVQHAAKVFRRDGVTVKSSKMTVVKRSAEKKTEKKREDFLNQDMNAGSSNTDRNVQLMAVQPAGFSEVINFEQRLLPTHINNYLEALAEYAPGVILSSAFKDYGLELGDTVECEWGANEPFDATVLAFVDYWPGLDPYAEAGDGSYMDFAVMNFDYVNVQTNMEPYQVWIDLADDASVQGFYDSVEKAKIEVTGMTSAKQEIIAKKNDPMLQGMNGALTLGFITIMIMCIIGFLIYWILSIKSRTLQFGILRAMGMKYREIISMIVYEQILVSGVAIFAAIFIGGITSELFVPLFQSVLDVSSRVPEFAVIPVREDYLRLYTVIAVMLLAGFLVLGRLIGRINISKALKLGED from the coding sequence ATGTTTACACTTCTGCTTCGCAAGATGCGAAATACCAAATGGATGGTGTTCTGCCTGCTGACAGGTTTTATCATGGCATCGGCTATGATGAGCACCATACCTATATATATGAATGCCTCGCTGCAGCGTATGCTGGTAAAGGATATGGAGGCTTTTCAGGAAGAATACATGATATACCCCGGGTCTTACAATACCTCGCACAGCTTTAAAAGCAAGCTGAGTACCGATGAGCAGGTACGGACTATGGAGGAATATACCGCGCTGGCTGAGAAGCAGTTCGGGGAGCTTGACCTGCCTGTGGCAGGCAGCAAAAAGGTGGTGCTGGATAACGACCTGTACTGCAAGTCTATATCCGTAGAGGCAGGAGAGACCCCTGCAAGGCTGACCCTTGGGGGTATGTCGGATATATGTGAGCACTCCGCTGCTTCATCGGGCAGAATGATGACAAAGGGTGTGCGTGATGACGGTGTATTCGAGTGCATGGCTACTGAAAAGTCCCTGAAGACCAACGGACTTGCGCTTGATACCGTTTATGAGATAGCGAATCTGTTTGACAATGAAAAGTCGGTAAAGATAGAGATAGTAGGTCTTATCGACGTTGCCGATGAGAATGACCCTTTCTGGGCTGAGGGTATAGACGAAGCTTATACTGCTGCAGTATTTACTGACTATGATACCATGATGAACGAGATGCTGCCTACAAAAGCAGTCAACATATCTAAGGCGAGTTATAATTTCTTCATCGACTATACCAAACTGGATATCCCTGAGCTGAAAGCTATCAACAGCAGCTACAACTCACAGAAAGAGGTATTCAAGAAAAACGATACCGGATTTATCATACCTGCAAAGGATATACTTACCGATTATGCAAAGCGTTCCTCACAGCTGACACTGCTGCTGTGGCTGCTGCAGATACCTGTTATACTGATGATAATATTCTACCTGTTCATGGTATCAAAGCTGAATATAGAGCAGGAAAAGAACGAGATAGCGGTATTCAAGAGCCGTGGTGCAGGCAACAGACAGATACTGGGTATATACGCGCTGGAATCTCTGGTGCTGGGCATACTGACCGCCATAGCAGGACCTTTTGCAGGGCTTGGGCTTTGCAGGATACTTGGTGCATCAAACGGCTTCCTTGAATTTGTTAACCGACGTGCCATGCCTGTAAGGCTGACAGCAGAGGCATTCTTATATGCGGCTGCGGCGGTGCTGGTGTTCTTTATAACTACTCTGGTGCCTATAGTGCCTGCTTTACGCACTACCATAGTTGAGCACAAGCAGTCAAAGGCGAAAAAGAAAAAGCTGGCTCTATGGGAAAAGGTGGGGCTGGATGTAATACTTGCAGGCGGCTCATTTGCGTGGCTGTACTACTACAAGCGAACGCAGGCGAAACTGCTTGACCTTGGTATAACCGATACGACAGCCACAGTTAATCCCATGATGTTCGTTGCATCAACGGCATTCATACTCGGTCTGGGACTTTTCCTGATAAGGATATATCCTATGCTCATCAGGCTGATAAGCAGTGCAGGAAAGCGCTTCTGGTCGCCTGCGCAGTATGTGTCGCTGAACAACATAGGCAGGTCGGCAACGGGCAGAGAGAGGTTCCTCATGCTGTTCCTTGTGCTGACAGTTTCCCTGGGCGTGTTCTTTGCGAACACAGCGAGGGCACTCAACCGCAACGCTGAGGAAACCGTGGAGTATGCGAACGGTGCGGATATAGTACTGGCAGAGGAATGGTATTCAAGCAAGACCGAGGCTGCACAGAAGCGATCCGGACCTTCAGCGAATATGGGCGGAGGTATGCAGCAGGCGGCTGAGGAGGACACAGACACCGCGACGGTAGTGACCTATACTGAACCTGTGTTTGAAAGATTTGAAAAGCTGGAAGGAGTACAGCACGCTGCAAAGGTATTCAGACGTGACGGTGTGACTGTAAAAAGCAGCAAGATGACGGTGGTAAAGCGTTCGGCTGAAAAAAAGACCGAGAAGAAAAGGGAGGACTTCCTCAATCAGGATATGAACGCAGGTTCCTCGAATACTGACAGGAACGTACAGCTTATGGCGGTACAGCCTGCAGGCTTTTCAGAGGTCATAAACTTTGAGCAAAGACTTCTGCCGACACATATAAACAACTATCTTGAAGCGCTGGCGGAGTATGCGCCCGGTGTGATACTTTCCTCAGCGTTCAAGGACTACGGACTTGAACTGGGCGATACGGTGGAATGCGAATGGGGTGCCAACGAACCCTTCGATGCCACGGTGCTGGCATTTGTTGACTACTGGCCGGGTCTTGATCCTTATGCGGAGGCAGGCGACGGCAGCTATATGGACTTTGCTGTGATGAACTTTGACTATGTTAACGTACAGACCAACATGGAGCCGTATCAGGTATGGATAGATCTTGCGGATGATGCTTCGGTGCAGGGATTTTACGATTCTGTTGAGAAAGCGAAAATAGAGGTCACAGGCATGACATCTGCAAAGCAGGAGATCATCGCAAAGAAGAACGATCCCATGCTGCAGGGCATGAACGGTGCGCTGACACTTGGATTCATTACCATAATGATAATGTGTATCATCGGTTTCCTGATCTACTGGATACTTTCAATAAAGAGCAGGACTCTGCAGTTCGGCATACTGCGTGCCATGGGCATGAAGTACCGCGAGATAATCTCAATGATAGTATACGAGCAGATACTTGTATCAGGTGTGGCGATATTTGCAGCCATATTCATAGGCGGCATAACCAGCGAACTTTTCGTGCCGCTTTTCCAGAGCGTTCTCGATGTAAGCAGTCGTGTGCCCGAGTTTGCGGTGATACCTGTTCGTGAGGACTATCTCAGGCTGTATACCGTAATAGCGGTGATGCTGCTTGCAGGATTTCTGGTTCTGGGCAGGCTTATCGGCAGGATAAATATATCCAAGGCGCTCAAACTGGGTGAAGACTGA
- a CDS encoding efflux RND transporter periplasmic adaptor subunit, translating into MMKGLADIKKFICRTLPTMVCAAAVMMTSGCYLLPDEEEAAVPPAVKASEVSYTTVTAKRKDIEKKLVSTGTVTAERQYDLSYEKQSGVILDFNVRAGDKVKKGDAICEIDTSDLDDQIAEKELYLQKAKLNVDMIWESGGTQAQIDSAYVDVQLIERELNKLRERKDGSVLRSPIDGVVSQLADVREGDNVSSGQTVATVIDTTALYIAVKPDDMSKFSVDTKVQIRINENYYDGVVFMDPAALAVYQEEVKASHDKEDKTGIAYEADTIYVRFEGDIPADALGQLADVILVLDKAENVIVISNNLIKKVDGEKVVYVLKNGEKTAVPIETGLTTGSQSEIVSGINEGDELVLK; encoded by the coding sequence ATGATGAAAGGTCTTGCAGATATAAAAAAGTTCATCTGCCGCACATTACCGACAATGGTATGCGCCGCGGCAGTTATGATGACATCGGGCTGCTACCTGCTGCCTGATGAGGAGGAAGCTGCTGTACCGCCTGCGGTAAAAGCAAGCGAGGTCAGCTATACCACCGTAACAGCGAAACGCAAGGATATAGAGAAAAAGCTGGTCAGCACAGGTACTGTTACCGCGGAAAGACAGTATGACCTCAGCTATGAAAAGCAGAGCGGAGTCATACTTGATTTCAATGTGCGTGCAGGCGATAAGGTGAAAAAAGGCGATGCCATCTGTGAGATAGATACGTCTGATCTTGACGATCAGATAGCCGAAAAGGAGCTTTATCTGCAAAAGGCAAAGCTGAACGTGGATATGATATGGGAAAGCGGCGGTACTCAGGCTCAGATAGATTCAGCTTACGTTGACGTACAGCTGATAGAGCGTGAGCTGAACAAGCTCCGTGAGAGAAAAGATGGCTCGGTACTGCGTTCTCCCATTGACGGAGTAGTGTCACAGCTTGCAGATGTCCGTGAAGGCGATAATGTAAGCTCGGGACAGACAGTTGCTACAGTGATAGATACGACCGCGCTGTATATAGCTGTAAAGCCTGATGATATGTCAAAGTTCAGCGTTGATACAAAGGTGCAGATACGCATAAACGAGAACTACTATGACGGCGTGGTATTCATGGATCCTGCGGCGCTGGCAGTTTATCAGGAGGAAGTAAAAGCATCCCACGACAAGGAGGATAAAACAGGCATCGCCTATGAGGCTGATACCATCTATGTCCGTTTTGAGGGGGATATACCCGCAGATGCACTGGGTCAGCTGGCAGATGTGATACTCGTGCTGGATAAAGCAGAGAATGTTATAGTCATATCAAATAATCTTATCAAAAAGGTGGACGGCGAAAAAGTCGTATACGTGCTGAAAAACGGTGAAAAGACAGCTGTTCCCATAGAAACAGGTCTGACCACAGGTTCGCAGTCCGAGATAGTATCGGGCATAAACGAGGGCGACGAGCTCGTTCTGAAATAA
- a CDS encoding homoserine dehydrogenase — MSKNVAVIGYGVVGSGTVELFMKNRESISNKIGRDCDIKYILDLRDFPESPFADRIIHDFDTILNDDEIEVVAEVVGGTTFAYEYTKKLLAKGKSVVTSNKALVAAYGAELLQLAQDNGCSYLFEASVGGGIPIIRPLYKCLAGNEIQQISGILNGTTNFILTKMIKDQMSFEDALKLAQQLGYAEADPTADVEGEDACRKICILGSLVYGKHIYPEMVHKSGITRITLDDVEYADNAGYVIKLIASVKRLEDGSLSAIVCPRLVPKSNMLASVDDVYNAVSVTGDGVGDVLFYGQGAGKLPTASAVVGDIIDCLRHNGRSLGIHWNESKKDEKFVVRYKDTNCSMYVRLKGKDVQTLKPSISEMFGKLMYIERANRPDDELAFITPNMVESDIDANLTILSHSAEIASKIRMF, encoded by the coding sequence ATGAGTAAAAATGTTGCTGTCATCGGATACGGTGTAGTCGGCTCGGGTACAGTAGAGCTGTTTATGAAGAACAGGGAATCTATAAGCAATAAGATAGGCAGAGATTGTGATATCAAGTACATCCTTGATCTCAGGGATTTTCCTGAGTCACCTTTTGCTGACAGGATTATACACGATTTTGATACTATACTCAACGATGATGAGATAGAGGTAGTTGCCGAGGTAGTAGGCGGTACAACATTCGCTTATGAATACACCAAGAAGCTGCTTGCCAAGGGCAAGAGCGTTGTCACATCCAACAAGGCGCTTGTTGCGGCTTACGGTGCTGAGCTTTTGCAGCTTGCACAGGATAACGGCTGTTCCTATCTGTTTGAAGCCAGCGTTGGCGGCGGTATACCGATAATCAGACCTCTGTACAAGTGTCTTGCAGGTAACGAGATACAGCAGATCTCGGGTATACTCAACGGTACTACCAACTTTATACTCACTAAGATGATAAAGGATCAGATGAGCTTTGAGGATGCACTGAAGCTGGCTCAGCAGCTGGGCTATGCCGAGGCTGATCCTACTGCCGATGTTGAGGGCGAGGATGCGTGCCGCAAGATCTGTATCCTCGGTTCACTGGTATACGGCAAGCATATATATCCCGAAATGGTACATAAGTCAGGTATCACACGCATCACTCTTGATGATGTTGAGTACGCTGACAATGCAGGCTACGTGATCAAGCTGATAGCATCTGTAAAGAGACTTGAGGACGGCAGCCTCAGCGCTATCGTATGCCCCAGACTTGTTCCCAAGAGCAATATGCTGGCAAGTGTTGATGATGTATACAACGCAGTAAGCGTTACAGGTGACGGTGTGGGCGATGTACTGTTTTACGGTCAGGGCGCAGGCAAGCTGCCTACCGCTTCTGCTGTTGTCGGTGATATCATCGACTGCCTCAGACATAACGGCAGATCACTGGGCATCCACTGGAATGAATCCAAGAAGGACGAAAAGTTCGTTGTACGCTACAAGGATACAAACTGCTCCATGTACGTTCGCCTCAAGGGCAAGGATGTACAGACTCTCAAGCCTTCTATCTCCGAGATGTTCGGCAAGCTGATGTATATCGAGCGTGCTAACCGTCCCGATGATGAGCTGGCTTTCATCACACCCAATATGGTAGAGAGCGACATAGATGCTAATCTTACTATACTTTCTCACTCTGCTGAGATCGCAAGCAAGATCAGAATGTTCTGA
- a CDS encoding ACT domain-containing protein translates to MADNDSGLVIVSADVLPDIVLKVLAAKRMRARGEVSTSTEACRAVGISRSAYYKYKDSVFNYEERLTNNIVSVYCTLRDEKGVLSSIISKLYELGTNILTINQNIPVDSVATVTFSVRFDRDTLNTQKLTEELSKVSGVVEAKIISGE, encoded by the coding sequence GTGGCTGATAACGACTCCGGTCTGGTGATAGTCAGTGCGGATGTACTGCCTGATATCGTGCTGAAGGTGCTTGCTGCCAAGCGTATGCGGGCGAGGGGCGAGGTATCTACCTCTACCGAAGCTTGCAGAGCGGTCGGTATATCCAGGAGTGCTTACTATAAATATAAGGACTCCGTTTTTAATTATGAGGAACGTCTTACGAATAATATCGTTTCCGTTTACTGCACCCTGCGTGATGAAAAGGGCGTACTGTCCTCAATAATATCAAAGCTTTATGAGCTGGGGACAAATATACTGACAATAAACCAGAACATCCCCGTGGATTCAGTGGCTACGGTAACGTTCTCCGTCAGGTTCGACAGAGATACACTCAACACCCAGAAACTCACTGAGGAGCTTTCAAAGGTGTCGGGCGTGGTTGAAGCGAAGATAATCTCGGGCGAGTGA